The genomic stretch aattatgcaacACACAGCATGatagtataaattttaatgtCTTTGAAACACCCCACATATCTGTTCTTATCAGTTGCCTGAATCTTTGCTTCAAAAGTCCAAAAGCATTTTCGATTAAAACTCTTGTTGCACAGAACCGCCTGTTATATTCTCTTTGTTTATCTGTTAAATTTCCGTAATCCCGAATTGGCGTCATGAGATTTTCACAAAGCGGATAAGCAGAATCTCCGAGTAAATAATAATCTGGGCCCATTGATAGCACGGTAGGGCAAAGAAACGACAAAGTGAATACTCTTGCGTCATGAATTTTTCCTGGTATTCCGGTAAAGACATCAAGGAACTTCTTCTTCGCATCGCATATTCCTTGCAAAGTCAATGCCGTTGTATCGTAACGATTAACGTAGGTCGACTTGATTTTATGTGCGGGTGTACGGATGTTTATAAACGTACCATCAATGCATCCATATACTCCTGGATATCctgcaatttgaaatttatatgtattGTGAAATTCGTTCTCGATGTTGCTCTTAATTATACCTGGGTGAAAATATTCCCCACAATCTGATCGATTCTTgtcaaatctgaaaaaatattacagaatCTTTTTAACCAATGTGACAGAGATGTGTTTTAAAATAATAGTCAAATATTCGCTACTTTACCTCCTCAAACTCCTCAGAACAGTCTTGTTTCTCCTGTGGGGTACGAGGGAATCTGATAACTAATAGACCCAATTCATCTGTTAAATAAGTCGTTACGCTTTCTATCATTGCGTGCGCTGTTGGCAAACTTAGCCCAAAAAGTTGCGCTACAATGCGGTAAACAGATTTGTTACCTGCAAACctattaattaaaaacaattaatcaGTCACCACAAAACAATAAAAGGAGTGACATTTGTTATCACTCACCATAAATAACATAGAATATACTCTTCGGCAGTTTTTACCCGCACACGACCGAAAGGTGGTCCTTTGGGGTAATGTACGCTTTGTTCGAATAAAGCTATCAAATAATTGCAAGTTTCTCGCGAGACTCTGAAATGACTTTTgaactgtaaaaaaagaaacagttgTAGTTAAAGCATTCAACTTCCATGGAATTCAATACGtcaataaataaagataatgTGAGGTTAAATCCGTACTTGGATATCGTTATAGTGGCCAACAACGTCACGGATATAATTTTGAATGCGCGCAACTTTGTGTTTTTTGTTGGCGATATTCcgcaataataaaatatcatccTCATCATCGAAATTCTCTGACGAAAACAActcttcgattatttttacttcatcAACCGGCTCTGTCATATTTGTTTTGCTCGAAACGCTCTGACCCCTGGTTTCCGAGCGGATTTTTCATCATAGGCCAATCagaattcaatatttcaaccgTCACTCGAACATGCAGTCACTACCACTCCACCTAGTCGGTTTTCACTCGAACACACAACTCGCTCCCGGAGTGCTCTGAGAGTGTTCACTCGAAAACGCTATAATATAACGGCTCTCCATCGTGTGTGAgcacgatttgaaaaaaattcatttctacaaTTCAAGTggcaaaaaatatgtttgatCCGTGACAAATCGAAAGAGATTTTTTCTAAGCTTCGACGCGTAAAAGTTTGACCATCAtccaaaattgaatttcatagGTCTGCGTTGTTAGTTTGAATGTAATCTGTTTACACGTATGGGCTGTCGTGCAAGATTTCATGTTAGTGATTTCGCACCAGAGACAATCAATAATCACGCGTAATTCTCTCTAAATTAGAGCATAATGAAGCTTTTCAGCCAGTATCTAGTTAGTAGTAACTAAACAGTTAGTTGAAATTCG from Diprion similis isolate iyDipSimi1 chromosome 12, iyDipSimi1.1, whole genome shotgun sequence encodes the following:
- the LOC124413422 gene encoding putative nuclease HARBI1, with translation MTEPVDEVKIIEELFSSENFDDEDDILLLRNIANKKHKVARIQNYIRDVVGHYNDIQFKSHFRVSRETCNYLIALFEQSVHYPKGPPFGRVRVKTAEEYILCYLWFAGNKSVYRIVAQLFGLSLPTAHAMIESVTTYLTDELGLLVIRFPRTPQEKQDCSEEFEEIAGYPGVYGCIDGTFINIRTPAHKIKSTYVNRYDTTALTLQGICDAKKKFLDVFTGIPGKIHDARVFTLSFLCPTVLSMGPDYYLLGDSAYPLCENLMTPIRDYGNLTDKQREYNRRFCATRVLIENAFGLLKQRFRQLIRTDMWGVSKTLKFILSCCVLHNLCIERNDFLDGIERYVAEPEPEAEIIINDEAWRLGLLKRNLLARQFMER